A single genomic interval of Saccharothrix saharensis harbors:
- a CDS encoding ATP-binding protein: MTAPRQVEPAEDAHREELAFLAAYDSGPRPPGWRLTPRAVVTFVMGSGEPLALPKGVSVDGVPSRLVITPKFVGERALVERAVVTLAGERGLLLVGEPGTAKSMLSELLAAAVSGSSQLVVQGTAGTTEDQLRYGWNYALLLAEGPSPRALVPSPVLTAMRGGGVVRVEEVTRCLPEVQDALVSILSDRRIAVPELSAPELAGPDGATVHAAPGFTVIATANLRDRGVSEMSAALKRRFNFETVGPIGDLAAETELVRRQAVAALDRVSAPFAVDDVVLEVLVTAFRDLRNGVSEEGWAVERPSTVMSTAEAVSVATSLGLAGAYFPGDRDPLSLLPGHLLGVVRKDDPSDAARLLGYWDGAVRRRAESGARTWRRLWELRDVLDA; encoded by the coding sequence GTGACCGCACCCAGGCAGGTCGAACCGGCCGAGGACGCCCACCGCGAGGAGTTGGCGTTCCTGGCCGCCTACGACAGCGGCCCCCGCCCGCCGGGGTGGCGGCTCACGCCGCGGGCCGTCGTCACGTTCGTGATGGGCAGCGGTGAGCCGTTGGCGCTGCCCAAGGGCGTGTCGGTGGACGGCGTGCCGTCCCGGCTGGTCATCACCCCGAAGTTCGTCGGCGAACGGGCGCTGGTCGAGCGGGCCGTGGTGACGCTGGCCGGTGAGCGCGGGCTGCTGCTGGTCGGCGAACCCGGCACGGCCAAGTCGATGCTGTCCGAACTGCTGGCCGCCGCCGTGTCCGGCAGCAGCCAACTGGTCGTGCAGGGCACCGCGGGCACGACCGAGGACCAGTTGCGCTACGGCTGGAACTACGCGTTGCTGCTGGCCGAAGGCCCGAGCCCGCGTGCGCTCGTGCCGTCACCCGTGCTGACCGCGATGCGCGGCGGCGGCGTGGTGCGGGTCGAGGAGGTCACCCGCTGCCTGCCGGAGGTGCAGGACGCGCTGGTGTCCATCCTGTCCGACCGGCGCATCGCGGTGCCGGAGCTGTCCGCGCCCGAACTCGCGGGCCCGGACGGCGCGACCGTGCACGCCGCGCCCGGCTTCACCGTGATCGCCACGGCGAACCTCCGGGACCGGGGCGTGTCGGAGATGTCGGCGGCGTTGAAGCGGCGGTTCAACTTCGAAACCGTCGGGCCGATCGGCGACCTGGCCGCGGAGACGGAGCTGGTGCGACGGCAGGCCGTCGCCGCGCTGGACCGGGTCAGCGCGCCGTTCGCGGTCGACGACGTGGTGCTGGAGGTGCTCGTCACGGCGTTCCGCGACCTGCGCAACGGCGTGTCGGAGGAGGGCTGGGCGGTCGAGCGGCCGTCCACGGTGATGAGCACGGCGGAAGCGGTGTCGGTCGCGACCTCGCTGGGCTTGGCGGGCGCGTACTTCCCCGGCGATCGGGACCCCCTGTCGCTGCTGCCCGGCCACCTGCTCGGCGTCGTGCGCAAGGACGACCCGAGCGACGCGGCCCGGCTGCTGGGCTACTGGGACGGCGCGGTCCGGCGGCGGGCCGAGTCCGGCGCGCGCACCTGGCGGCGGCTGTGGGAACTCCGTGACGTCCTCGATGCGTGA
- a CDS encoding DUF4132 domain-containing protein has protein sequence MGWLDVRSQSGHASGYQVRLGENGRVQCRNGKGKLLSSVPASLKDDPGVVQLRQLAEWLARHRAECLSAVDGWMVRSLPVPAALIAEVWADAAWAEALRDLVVTADDGTGAETGFLRDADPERGLGVVTLDGDTRRLKPEVVSIPHPVLLEDLEELREFGAELAVEQKVQQLFRQTHTRPAGLAGKTSVDDFAGGKFEQLNHALSRCRTLGYPVRGGDAVYAAFEDGRAVEARYWLGSDYPEGEAWTGDLRWALADGTALPLADVGPVAWSEGMRMAAAIHAGRVVEEAVVAP, from the coding sequence GTGGGCTGGCTCGATGTCCGATCTCAATCCGGGCACGCTTCGGGGTACCAGGTGCGGCTCGGGGAGAACGGGCGCGTCCAGTGCCGCAACGGCAAGGGAAAGCTCCTGTCCTCGGTGCCCGCGTCGCTCAAGGACGACCCGGGCGTCGTCCAGTTGCGCCAGCTCGCCGAGTGGCTGGCCAGGCACCGGGCCGAGTGCCTGTCCGCCGTGGACGGCTGGATGGTGCGCTCGCTGCCCGTGCCGGCGGCGCTGATCGCCGAGGTCTGGGCGGACGCGGCGTGGGCCGAGGCGCTGCGCGACCTCGTCGTCACCGCCGACGACGGCACGGGCGCGGAGACCGGGTTCCTGCGCGACGCCGACCCCGAGCGCGGGCTCGGCGTGGTGACCCTCGACGGTGACACGCGGCGGCTCAAGCCCGAGGTGGTGTCCATCCCGCACCCGGTGCTGCTGGAGGACCTGGAGGAGCTGCGCGAGTTCGGCGCGGAGCTCGCCGTCGAGCAGAAGGTGCAGCAGCTGTTCCGGCAGACGCACACCCGCCCCGCCGGGCTCGCCGGCAAGACCTCGGTCGACGACTTCGCCGGCGGCAAGTTCGAGCAGCTCAACCACGCGCTCAGCCGCTGCCGCACGCTCGGCTACCCGGTGCGCGGGGGTGACGCGGTCTACGCCGCGTTCGAGGACGGCCGGGCCGTGGAGGCCCGGTACTGGCTCGGCTCGGACTACCCCGAGGGCGAGGCGTGGACGGGCGACCTGAGGTGGGCGCTGGCGGACGGAACCGCCCTGCCGCTCGCCGACGTCGGACCGGTCGCGTGGTCCGAGGGGATGCGCATGGCGGCGGCGATCCACGCCGGTCGCGTCGTCGAGGAAGCGGTGGTGGCCCCGTGA
- a CDS encoding ATP-binding protein — MENLAVDDLRGLFLFEHLSEAQLEWLVAHGQVETHAAGTQVLREGQPATCFFVLLDGTVALSRVIGGQRVETNRTDHRGAYFGATQAYLGADAEAKTAYQMTADAVTDVRLYQLPAHDFGAMFRSWFPMAIHLLEGLFFGMRNTERIVSQRERLLALGSLSAGLTHELNNPAAAAVRATGALRERVAGMRHKLALLASGSIDPATLPVLVELQESAVEQVAKAPKLGPMETADLEDEVADWLDAHGVTGGWDLAPVLVAGGLGVEWLDRAAALCPRTATEAAVRWLAYTVETETLMNEIEDATTRVSTLVGAAKQYSQVDRAPFQVVDVHDLLDSTLVMLGGKLRDGVRVVKDYDRTLPPLPAYPAELNQVWTNLVDNAVAAMAGLGTLTVRTSRVADDLVVEVGDTGTGIPPEVKRRIFEPFFTTKAVGEGTGLGLDISWRIVVERHHGDIRVESEPGDTRFRVHLPLTPPSAVLAQDGAGGAG; from the coding sequence GTGGAGAACCTGGCGGTCGACGACCTGCGCGGGCTGTTCCTGTTCGAGCACCTGTCGGAGGCGCAACTGGAGTGGCTGGTCGCCCACGGCCAGGTGGAGACGCACGCGGCCGGCACGCAGGTGCTGCGCGAGGGACAGCCCGCGACCTGCTTCTTCGTGCTGCTGGACGGCACGGTCGCGCTCAGCCGCGTCATCGGCGGCCAACGCGTGGAGACCAACCGCACCGACCACCGCGGCGCGTACTTCGGCGCCACCCAGGCGTACCTGGGCGCCGACGCGGAGGCCAAGACCGCCTACCAGATGACCGCCGACGCGGTGACCGACGTGCGGCTGTACCAACTGCCCGCGCACGACTTCGGCGCGATGTTCCGCTCCTGGTTCCCGATGGCCATCCACCTGCTGGAAGGCCTGTTCTTCGGCATGCGCAACACCGAGCGGATCGTCAGCCAGCGGGAACGGCTGCTCGCGCTGGGCTCGCTGTCGGCCGGCCTGACCCACGAGCTGAACAACCCGGCCGCCGCCGCGGTGCGGGCCACCGGCGCGCTGCGGGAGCGGGTGGCCGGGATGCGGCACAAGCTCGCGCTGCTGGCGAGCGGGTCGATCGACCCGGCCACCCTGCCGGTGCTGGTGGAGCTGCAGGAGAGCGCGGTCGAGCAGGTGGCGAAGGCGCCCAAGCTCGGCCCGATGGAGACCGCCGACCTGGAGGACGAGGTCGCCGACTGGCTCGACGCGCACGGCGTCACCGGCGGCTGGGACCTGGCGCCCGTGCTGGTCGCGGGCGGGCTGGGCGTCGAGTGGCTGGACCGGGCGGCGGCGCTGTGCCCGCGGACCGCCACCGAGGCCGCCGTGCGCTGGCTGGCCTACACGGTCGAGACCGAGACGTTGATGAACGAGATCGAGGACGCCACCACCCGGGTGTCCACACTGGTCGGCGCGGCCAAGCAGTACTCGCAGGTCGACCGGGCGCCGTTCCAGGTGGTCGACGTGCACGACCTGCTCGACTCCACTCTGGTGATGCTGGGCGGCAAGCTCCGCGACGGCGTGCGCGTGGTCAAGGACTACGACCGGACGCTGCCGCCGCTGCCCGCCTACCCGGCCGAGCTCAACCAGGTGTGGACGAACCTGGTCGACAACGCGGTGGCCGCGATGGCCGGACTCGGCACGCTGACCGTGCGCACGTCCCGGGTCGCTGACGACCTGGTCGTGGAGGTCGGCGACACCGGAACCGGCATCCCGCCCGAGGTGAAGCGGCGCATCTTCGAGCCGTTCTTCACCACCAAGGCGGTCGGCGAGGGCACCGGGCTCGGCCTGGACATCTCGTGGCGGATCGTGGTCGAGCGCCACCACGGCGACATCCGGGTGGAATCCGAGCCCGGTGACACCCGCTTCCGGGTCCACCTGCCGCTGACGCCGCCGTCAGCAGTGCTTGCGCAGGACGGCGCCGGAGGTGCCGGCTAG
- a CDS encoding DUF5682 family protein, with protein MREPADHRHPYLIGVRHHSPALAAVVPALLDEFAPEVLLVELPQELGEWLPFLADPDLVTPVALSGASPGGELAFYPFADFSPELAAIRWARRNGVEVRPCDLPLALRGEGHRARERSASPLTDALRGATTGRDGDDLWDRLVEAAAPGQTPEAVRRAALLVGWAFRQDAVVDPYDLRREAWMRRAVRDVGDRRCAAVVGSFHAAALLDGPVDSAEPGSADVVTSLVPYGFALLDERSGYPAGIRDPEWQQAVLEAAGDPGAVEAAAASLIVRICARVRELGHPAGPGEAREVLRLAVDLARLRGLPAPGRGELVEAVQTVLTHAEPLGRGRVVARAAGDVLVGRRTGVLAPGTPRSGLAPAVESLVAALRLPGPDSPEPVSLRLDPLRSELDARREVALRRLTVLGVTYAEETATTGVGGGDALTTRWTVAWTPATAATLPVAGMWGATVELAAFGRLRARRGEREQTPGAVLRDLVDASLCGLPAMVDVLLGDAATVLPSSATLRELLAALDLLDRLRAGHVPGTPGDVLDGHPLLARELETAAVAQLDGLAGSDDVADARALVELGMRPEVHGLRLTACLRTLADSGAPLIAGAAGAARVLLGLTPAPVLGERVASWVDGATTPEARGVLRRGLTGVLAAAGPLLETPEALTPFLDRVEGLGDRDFLDRLPALRGAFTSVGPAARARVLAVVEERTGERVDAVGAPDPELLAGWLDAEHAAVEVLRAHGLRSARGDRSAVPAADGRDGLSAGGAEASAGPVATGVGTAGESAAGGGMSRESAGSAGGTAGGGAVAVRAGGPSVPGGPGASGRRGLSDAGALTAEVRWRLVLGARGERPAGAGRFAAALDELYGRDGGEGAARGELGADRSSPFPDVREWSEELRDLFGEGVREEVLAAAAEGGRLEAALEIDPGSVRPSVDLLRNVLSLAGGLSESALARLRPLVARLVRELTEQLANRVKPALTGIQLPRPTRRPGGRLDLPRTLRANLATARRDAEGRVVVVPERPVFRTRGRKANDWRLVLVVDVSGSMEASTVWSALTASVFAGVSALSTHFLAFSTEVVDLTDRVADPLSLLLEVRVGGGTHIAGALRHARSLVTVPERTMVVLVSDFEEGGPVGPLVAQVRELVTSGVTVLGCASLDDRGVARYSTSVAGALVAAGMPVAALSPRELARWVGEKVRG; from the coding sequence ATGCGTGAGCCGGCCGACCACCGGCACCCGTACCTGATCGGGGTCCGGCACCACTCGCCGGCGCTCGCGGCGGTGGTGCCGGCCCTGCTGGACGAGTTCGCACCCGAGGTGCTGCTGGTGGAGCTGCCGCAGGAGCTGGGGGAGTGGCTGCCGTTCCTGGCCGACCCCGACCTGGTCACGCCGGTCGCGCTGTCCGGCGCGTCTCCCGGTGGTGAGCTGGCGTTCTACCCGTTCGCGGACTTCTCGCCGGAGCTGGCCGCGATCCGCTGGGCCCGCCGCAACGGCGTCGAGGTGCGGCCGTGCGACCTGCCGTTGGCGTTGCGGGGCGAGGGGCACCGGGCGCGGGAGCGGAGCGCGTCGCCGTTGACCGACGCGTTGCGCGGCGCGACGACCGGCCGTGACGGCGACGACCTGTGGGACCGGCTGGTCGAGGCCGCCGCGCCCGGCCAGACACCGGAAGCGGTGCGGCGCGCGGCGTTGCTGGTCGGCTGGGCGTTCCGCCAGGACGCCGTCGTCGACCCGTACGACCTGCGCCGCGAGGCGTGGATGCGGCGGGCCGTGCGGGACGTGGGCGACCGGCGGTGCGCGGCGGTCGTGGGGTCGTTCCACGCGGCCGCGTTGCTGGACGGCCCGGTGGACTCCGCGGAGCCGGGGTCCGCCGACGTCGTCACGTCGTTGGTGCCGTACGGGTTCGCGTTGCTGGACGAGAGGTCCGGCTACCCGGCGGGCATCCGCGACCCCGAGTGGCAGCAGGCCGTGCTGGAGGCGGCGGGCGACCCGGGCGCGGTGGAGGCCGCAGCCGCGTCGTTGATCGTGCGGATCTGCGCGCGGGTGCGGGAACTGGGCCACCCGGCCGGTCCCGGTGAGGCGCGGGAGGTGTTGCGGCTGGCGGTCGACCTGGCCCGGCTGCGCGGCCTGCCCGCGCCCGGCCGCGGCGAGCTGGTGGAGGCGGTGCAGACCGTGCTGACCCACGCCGAGCCGCTGGGCCGCGGCCGGGTGGTCGCGCGGGCCGCCGGTGACGTGCTGGTCGGGCGGCGGACCGGGGTGCTCGCGCCCGGCACGCCCCGGTCGGGCCTCGCGCCCGCGGTGGAGTCGCTGGTCGCCGCGCTGCGGCTGCCAGGCCCGGACTCGCCGGAGCCGGTGTCGCTGCGGCTGGACCCGTTGCGGTCGGAGCTCGACGCGCGGCGCGAGGTGGCGTTGCGGCGGCTCACCGTGCTGGGCGTGACCTACGCCGAGGAGACCGCGACCACGGGCGTCGGCGGGGGTGACGCGCTCACCACCCGGTGGACGGTGGCCTGGACACCGGCGACGGCGGCCACGTTGCCGGTGGCGGGGATGTGGGGCGCGACGGTGGAGCTGGCCGCGTTCGGCCGGCTGCGCGCGCGTCGCGGTGAGCGCGAGCAGACTCCCGGTGCGGTGCTGCGGGACCTGGTGGACGCGTCGCTGTGCGGGCTGCCCGCGATGGTGGACGTGCTGCTGGGTGACGCGGCGACCGTGCTGCCGTCGTCGGCGACGTTGCGGGAGCTGCTGGCGGCGCTGGACCTGCTCGACCGGTTGCGCGCCGGTCACGTGCCCGGGACTCCCGGTGACGTGCTCGACGGGCACCCGTTGCTGGCGCGGGAGCTGGAGACGGCGGCCGTGGCGCAGCTCGACGGGCTCGCCGGGTCGGACGACGTGGCGGACGCGCGGGCATTGGTGGAGCTGGGGATGCGGCCGGAGGTGCACGGGTTGCGCCTCACGGCGTGCCTGCGGACGTTGGCCGACTCGGGCGCGCCGCTGATCGCCGGCGCGGCGGGTGCCGCGCGGGTGCTGCTCGGGTTGACGCCGGCTCCGGTGCTGGGTGAGCGCGTGGCGTCCTGGGTGGACGGTGCGACGACACCGGAGGCCCGGGGCGTGCTGCGGCGGGGGTTGACCGGCGTGCTGGCGGCGGCCGGGCCGTTGCTGGAGACGCCGGAGGCGCTGACGCCGTTCCTGGACCGGGTGGAGGGCTTGGGCGACCGGGACTTCCTCGACCGGCTGCCCGCGTTGCGGGGCGCGTTCACGTCGGTGGGTCCGGCGGCTCGAGCCCGGGTGCTGGCGGTGGTGGAGGAGCGGACGGGCGAACGGGTGGACGCGGTGGGTGCGCCGGACCCGGAGCTGCTGGCGGGCTGGCTGGACGCCGAACACGCCGCGGTGGAAGTCCTGCGAGCCCACGGCCTGCGGTCCGCGCGTGGTGACCGGTCCGCCGTGCCGGCGGCGGACGGCCGGGACGGGTTGTCGGCCGGCGGCGCTGAGGCGTCGGCGGGCCCGGTGGCGACCGGCGTCGGGACAGCGGGTGAGTCCGCTGCCGGTGGCGGGATGTCCCGCGAGTCCGCGGGGTCGGCCGGCGGAACGGCGGGCGGTGGTGCGGTGGCGGTGCGCGCCGGTGGGCCGTCGGTGCCCGGCGGACCGGGCGCGTCGGGCCGGCGCGGGTTGTCCGATGCCGGTGCGTTGACCGCCGAGGTCCGATGGCGGCTTGTGCTCGGGGCCCGCGGCGAGCGTCCCGCGGGGGCCGGGCGGTTCGCGGCGGCGTTGGACGAGCTGTACGGGCGCGACGGTGGTGAAGGTGCGGCGCGGGGTGAGCTCGGCGCCGATCGGTCGTCCCCGTTCCCCGACGTGCGCGAGTGGTCGGAGGAGTTGCGCGACCTGTTCGGCGAGGGCGTCCGCGAGGAAGTCCTGGCCGCGGCGGCGGAAGGTGGGCGGTTGGAGGCAGCGCTGGAGATCGACCCCGGGTCGGTCCGGCCGTCGGTCGACCTGCTGCGGAACGTGCTGTCGTTGGCGGGCGGGCTGTCGGAGTCGGCGCTGGCGCGGCTGAGGCCGTTGGTGGCGCGGCTGGTGCGCGAGCTGACCGAGCAGTTGGCCAACCGGGTGAAGCCCGCGTTGACCGGCATCCAGCTGCCGCGGCCGACGCGGCGGCCGGGTGGCCGGCTGGACCTGCCGCGCACGCTGCGGGCGAACCTCGCCACCGCCCGTCGTGACGCCGAAGGTCGGGTGGTGGTCGTGCCGGAACGGCCGGTGTTCCGCACCCGCGGGCGCAAGGCGAACGACTGGCGGCTGGTGCTGGTGGTGGACGTGTCCGGCTCGATGGAGGCGTCCACGGTGTGGTCGGCGCTGACGGCGTCGGTGTTCGCGGGCGTGTCCGCGCTGTCCACGCACTTCCTCGCGTTCTCCACCGAGGTGGTGGACCTGACCGACCGGGTGGCCGACCCGTTGTCGTTGCTGCTGGAGGTCCGGGTGGGTGGCGGTACCCACATCGCGGGAGCGTTGCGCCACGCCCGTTCCCTCGTGACCGTGCCGGAGAGGACGATGGTCGTACTGGTCAGCGATTTCGAGGAGGGCGGTCCGGTCGGACCGCTCGTCGCGCAGGTGCGGGAGCTGGTCACGTCCGGCGTGACGGTGCTCGGCTGCGCGAGCCTCGACGACCGCGGCGTCGCCCGCTACTCCACGTCGGTAGCGGGCGCGCTGGTCGCGGCGGGCATGCCGGTCGCCGCGCTCAGCCCGCGTGAACTGGCCCGCTGGGTGGGGGAGAAGGTGCGCGGATGA
- a CDS encoding FAD-dependent oxidoreductase: MTTPQVARPSILTVDDDPGVSRSVARDLRRKYGEKYRIVRAESGPQALDAVREIKLRGEEVAVLLADYRMPGMSGIEFLEAAMDLFPAARRVLLTAYADTDAAIRAINVVDLDHYLLKPWDPPEEKLYPVLDDLLRAWSAADRGPVRQVRVVGHRWSSRSYEVRDFLARNSVPFRWHALDDGDAEAGRLLTACGEDGARLPVVVTADGETLVQPSDAELAARVGLSTRPSTDFYDLIVVGGGPAGLGAAVYGGSEGLRTVLVERRATGGQAGTSSRIENYLGFPDGVSGEQLTDRARRQALKFDVEVLTACDVVGLEARGAARVVRLDDGTELAAHTVILATGVSYRMLDAPGLAELTGRGVFYGAATTEGPACAGEDVYLVGGANSAGQAALYFAAHARRVVLVVRGDSLATSMSHYLVEQLARVDNIEVRTCTEVVDGTGEQHLETVTLRHNKTGETTTVRTSWLFAFIGAAPHTDWLAGTLDQDERGFVLAGPDLVADGAMPDGWDLDRPPYHLETSLPGVFAAGDVRADSVKRVASAVGDGAMAVSLVHRYLERS, from the coding sequence ATGACGACACCCCAGGTCGCCAGGCCCTCGATCCTCACCGTGGACGACGACCCGGGCGTGTCCCGGTCCGTGGCACGCGACCTGCGCCGCAAGTACGGCGAGAAGTACCGCATCGTGCGCGCCGAGTCGGGCCCGCAGGCGCTCGACGCGGTGCGCGAGATCAAGCTGCGCGGCGAGGAGGTGGCGGTGCTGCTGGCCGACTACCGCATGCCCGGCATGAGCGGCATCGAGTTCCTGGAAGCCGCGATGGACCTGTTCCCCGCCGCACGGCGGGTGCTGCTCACCGCGTACGCCGACACCGACGCGGCGATCCGCGCGATCAACGTCGTCGACCTCGACCACTACCTGCTCAAGCCGTGGGACCCGCCGGAGGAGAAGCTGTACCCGGTGCTGGACGACCTGCTGCGCGCCTGGTCGGCGGCCGACCGCGGGCCCGTCCGGCAGGTCCGGGTCGTCGGGCACCGCTGGTCGTCGCGGTCCTACGAGGTCCGCGACTTCCTGGCCCGCAACTCCGTCCCGTTCCGCTGGCACGCGCTGGACGACGGCGACGCCGAGGCGGGCCGGCTGCTCACCGCGTGCGGCGAGGACGGCGCGCGGCTGCCGGTGGTGGTCACCGCCGACGGCGAGACACTGGTCCAGCCGTCCGACGCCGAGCTGGCCGCCCGCGTCGGCCTGTCCACGCGGCCGTCCACCGACTTCTACGACCTGATCGTGGTCGGCGGCGGTCCGGCCGGGCTGGGCGCGGCGGTCTACGGCGGCTCGGAGGGGCTGCGCACGGTGCTCGTCGAGCGGCGCGCCACCGGCGGCCAGGCGGGCACCAGCAGCCGGATCGAGAACTACCTCGGCTTCCCCGACGGCGTGTCCGGCGAGCAGCTGACCGACCGGGCCCGCCGGCAGGCGCTGAAGTTCGACGTCGAGGTGCTGACCGCGTGCGACGTGGTCGGCCTGGAGGCGCGCGGCGCGGCCCGGGTGGTGCGGCTGGACGACGGCACCGAACTGGCCGCGCACACCGTCATCCTCGCCACCGGCGTGTCCTACCGGATGCTGGACGCGCCCGGCCTCGCCGAGCTGACCGGCCGGGGCGTGTTCTACGGCGCGGCCACCACCGAGGGGCCCGCCTGCGCCGGCGAGGACGTCTACCTGGTCGGCGGGGCGAACTCGGCGGGACAGGCGGCGCTGTACTTCGCCGCGCACGCCCGCCGCGTCGTGCTGGTCGTGCGCGGCGACTCGCTGGCCACGTCCATGTCGCACTACCTGGTCGAACAGCTCGCCCGGGTGGACAACATCGAGGTGCGCACGTGCACCGAGGTCGTCGACGGCACGGGGGAGCAGCACCTGGAGACCGTGACGCTGCGGCACAACAAGACCGGCGAGACCACGACCGTGCGCACGTCGTGGCTGTTCGCGTTCATCGGCGCCGCACCCCACACCGACTGGCTGGCGGGCACGCTGGACCAGGACGAACGCGGCTTCGTGCTGGCCGGGCCGGACCTGGTCGCCGACGGCGCGATGCCCGACGGCTGGGACCTCGACCGGCCGCCCTACCACCTGGAAACCAGCCTTCCGGGCGTGTTCGCGGCCGGTGACGTGCGCGCGGACTCGGTGAAGCGGGTCGCCTCGGCGGTCGGCGACGGCGCGATGGCCGTGTCGCTGGTCCACCGCTACCTGGAGAGGTCCTGA
- a CDS encoding putative glycoside hydrolase, protein MATAAALLAPAGTASTGEDAGGGGRVKSFWLHMSDTPVTDEMLATEARRRSYIVLNAWQGDLLAKLKAANPAVQVFVYKDLSSTRSYACRDGVDDADLPAGVGFCTAERDHPEWFLLDQGGNRMEYDGYPGHWQMDVGNPAYQDAWAANVVKSSVATGFDGVWMDNALFPCDAYHPGVCPAKYPTDSALQDAYVSMLANTRDEFVSAGLKTVANLSNARLHGNAWNTYTEYLDGGFDEWWLAFDDDNLLSEYADGWSKQVAEIADNEARGKITLVQPHHSEAGDRAYRFALASYLMAAGDLAAIASIEQTDGYGDPTPWHAEYDWDLGAPSGPYRSVGTNLFVRDFACGTVVVNANRTDSRSVTVPLDGGHVTERGTSVTEVSLAGTSGAVLRKHC, encoded by the coding sequence GTGGCCACCGCGGCGGCGCTGCTCGCGCCCGCGGGCACTGCGAGCACCGGCGAGGACGCGGGAGGAGGTGGGCGGGTGAAGTCGTTCTGGTTGCACATGAGCGACACACCGGTGACCGACGAGATGCTCGCCACCGAGGCCCGCCGACGCTCGTACATCGTGCTCAACGCCTGGCAGGGCGACCTGCTCGCCAAGCTGAAGGCGGCGAACCCCGCCGTGCAGGTCTTCGTCTACAAGGACCTGTCGTCCACCCGCTCGTACGCGTGCCGCGACGGCGTCGACGACGCGGACCTGCCCGCCGGCGTCGGCTTCTGCACGGCCGAGCGCGACCACCCCGAGTGGTTCCTGCTCGACCAGGGCGGCAACCGGATGGAGTACGACGGCTATCCCGGGCACTGGCAGATGGACGTCGGCAACCCGGCCTACCAGGACGCCTGGGCCGCGAACGTGGTCAAGAGCAGCGTCGCCACCGGGTTCGACGGCGTGTGGATGGACAACGCGCTGTTCCCGTGCGACGCCTACCACCCCGGCGTGTGCCCGGCGAAGTACCCGACCGACTCGGCGTTGCAGGACGCCTACGTGTCGATGTTGGCCAATACCCGCGACGAGTTCGTCTCGGCCGGGTTGAAGACGGTCGCGAACCTGTCCAACGCCCGGCTGCACGGGAACGCCTGGAACACCTACACCGAGTACCTCGACGGCGGCTTCGACGAGTGGTGGCTGGCGTTCGACGACGACAACCTGTTGTCGGAGTACGCCGACGGGTGGAGCAAGCAGGTGGCCGAGATCGCCGACAACGAGGCCCGCGGCAAGATCACCCTGGTGCAGCCGCACCACAGCGAGGCCGGTGACCGGGCGTACCGGTTCGCGCTGGCCAGCTACCTGATGGCGGCGGGCGACCTGGCCGCGATCGCGAGCATCGAGCAGACGGACGGCTACGGCGACCCGACGCCGTGGCACGCCGAGTACGACTGGGACCTCGGCGCGCCGTCCGGGCCGTACCGGTCGGTGGGCACGAACCTGTTCGTCCGCGACTTCGCGTGCGGCACGGTCGTGGTCAACGCCAACCGCACCGACAGCCGGTCCGTGACCGTGCCGCTGGACGGCGGGCACGTCACCGAGCGCGGCACGTCGGTCACCGAGGTCTCGCTAGCCGGCACCTCCGGCGCCGTCCTGCGCAAGCACTGCTGA